TACCTCTCCAAAAGTCgtttcaatctttttcttcaataaacTAGAACCGACTTCGATTGGATGAGAAGAAATGATAAAAATTGCATTGAGAGCATGCTCAGCTGCACCATACCATTCACCATCTTCAGAGTACATCACTGCCATATCGACAAGCTTATTGATTATCtcatcttttctttctagTGTGAATTTCTCGTGTCCAATTTTTTTACCCTGAGGCACCATCCTTTGAATAGCCACACATGAGAACCTGGCCAAAATCATGTCTTCGACTTTTTCACCCCCAAGACCAATATTTAGCAATTGGTCTAGACCTCTTAGTGCAATTTGATTATCAGCTAATGAAAGCATACTGAGGATGATTATTGAGCCATGCTTCTGCTCTATCGAGACACTATTGTCCTTAGCCTGATATATTTTCCATAAAACCTTTATTGTGTTATCATCAATCAGATCATTCTCAGTACTAGTGTACATCATGCACAAAAGCTTTTCTAAAGATGCTAAATCTGAGGCAGATGCTGACTTTGTCAACGCAACTAAGTTGCTGGCAATGTAAGTGGCCTTTTCTAGTGGAGTGGCCGTGGCAGGCGTAGTAAAAAATAACTGTTTGTAACATTCCATTAAATGGGAAGATACACTTGTTCCTTCGTCGTTGTTATTCTTAATCCAAACGAGGTGTAACATTTTCTTGACTCCAAGCTCAGCTATCTCTATCCCGTAGGCATCAGCTAAAACAAAGAAATCCATTGTTTCAAGAACCTCTGTTCTGTTTTTCGAATAAAGAATTACAGCTGCCAATTTGGTACCTCTATGGATTGTCTTAATAAACTTAATAGCATCTTTATAATATTGATGTGTCAATTTGAGTTTGTTTAGCGCCTCGTAGTCAACAACTTCCTTTTCATTGTGTTCATCTTTATCTGCATCTTGCTCCGAAGATCCCGGAGTCGGCATCGTAGAGTCTTCCTCTATTGTACGCATTGTGATATCCccttcaaaatcttggtCCTGCTCTAAATTGATGGTATTACTAGTATTATTAGCATCACCTGTCGGTATTAGTTCAGACGAAAAAGATCCGTCCAAGCTATTTATTTGTTCTTGGATATCCACAAGTCTCTTTTGCCATACAGAGAGGCCAAGTTGGGGGCCATGCATCGCAGAGAAAGAATGAGTCAGTATCACTTTGCATATTAGTTTGATTGCATTCCGACGGACTAAGGGATTACGATCGTTCAGAGACCTGACAGCTAGTTTCAAAAACCTGTAACGCCTTCTGGAAAACCTTTCTTTCAGTTCGCAGAGTTTCAACAATGCTTGAATTGCTTTAGTACGCACATAAGGGTTCTGGTCCAAAAATCTTTGTTCCAACAACTTTAGCAAAGTCTCAATTTGAGATTGGTGGTTTTCTAAACTAATATCGTCCTTGGCTAAAGTTATAACAATATTACCACAAGCTTCCACAACAGCACATCTTAACATGTGAGAACTATTATCCAACAGCTGGGCTATGAATGTCATTTGTCGTAATACTAACCTTGGATTCAACTCAGATAATTTGGCTATGAACAAAGAGATGGAACGTGGGCCATTGGCATCATTTGGGTTAAACTCTTTCAAGGATACATTCCTAAGTATCTCATCAGTTAATTGGCTGTAATTATATTGTTCACTCAAGTTGTCTAGCAACTC
This is a stretch of genomic DNA from Komagataella phaffii GS115 chromosome 3, complete sequence. It encodes these proteins:
- a CDS encoding Non-SMC subunit of the condensin complex (Smc2p-Smc4p-Ycs4p-Brn1p-Ycg1p) — encoded protein: MDFTFVVSEALTEFQATEKGQLTLEDSHSKLEEVTDALALSPEAIGRSEIFDLLKDLVLASPTLNQKQRDQIGYLICSTISSIAKNTSTLIESGEVDSFPVYKKYLELYGFLMHCHLTFLALEDHSAAVTTQKIRRATKKDVDLFKNHCLQLENALEATCTVFGVNLERLFETTPERDLFVNLFTRPVYLLMESEQRIKVTSVKLHIFKVICIGIRNHGHAPAAESSILQNLTYFLHLAVIMAELLDNLSEQYNYSQLTDEILRNVSLKEFNPNDANGPRSISLFIAKLSELNPRLVLRQMTFIAQLLDNSSHMLRCAVVEACGNIVITLAKDDISLENHQSQIETLLKLLEQRFLDQNPYVRTKAIQALLKLCELKERFSRRRYRFLKLAVRSLNDRNPLVRRNAIKLICKVILTHSFSAMHGPQLGLSVWQKRLVDIQEQINSLDGSFSSELIPTGDANNTSNTINLEQDQDFEGDITMRTIEEDSTMPTPGSSEQDADKDEHNEKEVVDYEALNKLKLTHQYYKDAIKFIKTIHRGTKLAAVILYSKNRTEVLETMDFFVLADAYGIEIAELGVKKMLHLVWIKNNNDEGTSVSSHLMECYKQLFFTTPATATPLEKATYIASNLVALTKSASASDLASLEKLLCMMYTSTENDLIDDNTIKVLWKIYQAKDNSVSIEQKHGSIIILSMLSLADNQIALRGLDQLLNIGLGGEKVEDMILARFSCVAIQRMVPQGKKIGHEKFTLERKDEIINKLVDMAVMYSEDGEWYGAAEHALNAIFIISSHPIEVGSSLLKKKIETTFGEVLQEKTRIRNLTQLLFLVGHISIKTIVYLEKCEAEFKRRKLEASSSQGKQKPDESKEVENELEMIGGTSEDDFSDAIAFIKEKELLFDENSLLAKFGPLVKEICANNLEYQNTELQRSAVLCLEKFMKNSPDPIIRSNAVLGLGDMAVCFNNLVDENTDFLYRRLHDDNIMVQRTCLMTITFLILAGQLKVKGQLATMAKCLENEDQGISDMCKLFFTELAAKDNAIYNGFIDMFSGLTNDKTLEKDAMKRIIKFLVPFIGKERHQKQLAQKLLHRLEKVETEDQWNDVAFVLQSLPLKNNEQVQEALAEGFKVVQARS